From the genome of Pantoea alfalfae, one region includes:
- a CDS encoding DUF1007 family protein: MKRALFALLMVLSPALLAHPHSFIDMKTELVVQGDTFTGLKMTWTMDEITSADLLYDAGEAKPGSVVWKKLAAGVMANVLGQHYFSEIWHNQQRVKFLNLPTEYNLSRNGHKAVLEFVLPLAEPPTLAGQRFEILTFDPTYFVDMFYDNPGALTLPPALQTRCKFALNTPKPNDSLKQYALSLDKADAPAEEMDLGRQFAQTVVLTCQ; this comes from the coding sequence ATGAAACGCGCACTCTTTGCCTTACTGATGGTATTAAGTCCGGCTCTGCTGGCCCATCCTCACAGTTTCATCGATATGAAAACCGAACTGGTGGTGCAGGGTGACACCTTCACCGGATTAAAGATGACCTGGACCATGGATGAGATCACCTCCGCCGATCTGCTGTATGACGCGGGCGAGGCGAAGCCAGGCAGCGTGGTGTGGAAAAAGCTGGCGGCGGGCGTGATGGCGAACGTACTGGGCCAGCACTACTTTTCTGAAATCTGGCACAACCAACAGCGGGTAAAGTTTTTGAATCTGCCAACGGAATATAATCTGTCGCGTAACGGCCACAAAGCGGTACTGGAATTTGTTCTGCCGCTGGCGGAACCCCCGACGCTGGCCGGGCAGCGCTTTGAGATCCTGACCTTCGATCCCACTTACTTCGTCGATATGTTCTATGACAATCCCGGCGCGTTAACGCTGCCGCCGGCATTGCAGACCCGCTGTAAATTTGCGCTCAATACGCCAAAACCTAATGACTCTCTGAAGCAGTATGCGCTGTCGCTGGATAAAGCCGACGCGCCTGCAGAGGAGATGGATTTAGGCCGCCAGTTCGCACAAACGGTGGTACTGACATGTCAGTAA
- a CDS encoding nickel/cobalt transporter: MSVISAPLRASRLWPLWLLAGLFIGGALLVWLYWSQILLQSVLWQKDLHRQMTQLLQQVAEQPHQAGMSLVIFSLLYGVLHALGPGHGKVVIATFLATHPSRVRTSIRLTLLASLLQGSVAIVLVTVMLVLLKTSSRQLHLSSFWLEKGSYLLVIGLGVMIGYRALRSLWRALRPRPAPVFRAFRAHHQHDEHCGCGHAHLPTPQQMSGNISWKTQLLVVVSMGLRPCSGAIMMLLFAKVIGVYGWGILSAAVMAVGTALTISAIGLLVQQARSVAQRLAQPGAVSGISRLLMPTLALTGSLILIVAGIALWQSAQLTPGGGIRPF; this comes from the coding sequence ATGTCAGTAATTTCTGCGCCCCTGCGGGCTTCCCGGCTCTGGCCTCTGTGGTTGCTGGCGGGACTCTTCATAGGCGGCGCGCTGCTGGTCTGGCTTTACTGGTCGCAGATTTTGCTGCAGAGCGTGCTGTGGCAGAAAGATCTGCACCGGCAGATGACCCAGCTGTTACAACAGGTGGCGGAGCAGCCCCATCAGGCTGGCATGTCGCTGGTGATATTCAGCCTGCTATATGGTGTGCTGCACGCGCTGGGGCCGGGCCACGGCAAAGTTGTTATCGCGACTTTTCTGGCGACTCATCCGAGCCGCGTCAGAACCAGTATCAGGCTGACGCTGCTCGCCTCACTGTTGCAGGGCTCAGTCGCGATTGTGCTGGTAACGGTGATGCTGGTGCTGCTGAAAACCTCGTCGCGCCAGCTGCATCTCAGCAGTTTCTGGCTGGAGAAGGGCAGTTACCTGCTGGTGATTGGGCTGGGTGTGATGATCGGCTATCGGGCGCTGCGCTCACTGTGGCGGGCATTGCGTCCGCGGCCAGCTCCGGTGTTCCGCGCCTTCCGTGCTCACCATCAGCATGATGAACATTGTGGCTGCGGACATGCGCATCTGCCGACGCCGCAGCAGATGAGCGGCAACATTAGCTGGAAAACCCAGCTGCTGGTGGTGGTATCAATGGGATTACGTCCCTGTTCCGGCGCGATTATGATGCTGCTGTTTGCCAAAGTAATAGGTGTTTATGGCTGGGGCATTCTCTCTGCTGCCGTGATGGCGGTCGGCACGGCACTGACCATTTCGGCGATTGGCCTGCTGGTTCAGCAGGCGCGTTCGGTGGCGCAGCGGCTGGCACAACCTGGTGCTGTCTCAGGTATCTCGCGACTACTAATGCCAACGCTGGCCTTAACCGGTAGCCTGATTTTAATTGTGGCGGGTATCGCATTATGGCAGTCAGCACAACTCACGCCGGGCGGCGGAATTCGACCTTTCTGA
- a CDS encoding TIGR04086 family membrane protein: protein MADTRINNGYTETLATGPAGLPLKRISWSAVFAGVICALIVHIILTLLGTAIGATTIDPMKEQNPLDGLGTGALVWTAIEMLVAMAAGSYVAGRLAQREGALHGLLMFGLSTIFTIYLAIALATSVLGGAMNIVGSGFQALGSGISAAAPSVTQMAKEKLQENNINLDNLQNELETTLRQTGKPELQPENLKQDANKEAQNAENQANNTANHPQTADTDLTNWVKGVMDRHSDTLQAADRDALKNIIKARTGKSDEEVDQIVAKTEQSYQQAVQKYNELKQQAEQKAREAGEKAAAATAKASWYALILLIIEAALAGVMGMVGRRTQPRQVLAHERR from the coding sequence ATGGCTGATACCCGTATTAATAATGGCTACACCGAAACGCTGGCGACCGGGCCGGCAGGACTACCGTTAAAACGTATTTCCTGGAGCGCGGTCTTTGCCGGTGTTATTTGTGCATTAATCGTTCATATCATTCTGACGCTGCTGGGCACAGCCATTGGGGCCACCACCATTGATCCGATGAAAGAACAGAATCCGCTGGACGGCCTTGGCACTGGCGCGCTGGTCTGGACGGCTATTGAGATGCTGGTTGCGATGGCGGCAGGTAGTTATGTTGCCGGCCGACTGGCACAGCGTGAAGGCGCACTGCACGGTTTACTGATGTTTGGCCTTAGCACAATTTTCACTATTTACCTGGCTATTGCGCTGGCAACCAGCGTATTAGGCGGCGCGATGAATATTGTGGGTTCAGGCTTCCAGGCGCTGGGTAGTGGTATTTCCGCTGCTGCGCCTTCGGTTACTCAAATGGCAAAAGAAAAGCTGCAGGAAAATAATATTAATTTAGACAACCTGCAAAACGAACTGGAAACCACATTACGTCAGACCGGTAAGCCGGAATTACAGCCAGAGAATCTGAAGCAGGACGCAAATAAAGAAGCGCAGAATGCGGAAAACCAGGCTAACAACACTGCGAACCACCCACAGACAGCGGATACCGATCTGACTAACTGGGTAAAAGGTGTAATGGATCGTCATTCAGATACTCTGCAGGCAGCCGATCGTGACGCACTGAAAAATATCATTAAAGCGCGTACCGGTAAAAGCGATGAGGAAGTGGATCAGATCGTTGCGAAAACCGAGCAGAGCTATCAGCAGGCCGTCCAGAAGTATAATGAACTGAAACAGCAGGCTGAGCAGAAAGCACGTGAAGCGGGCGAAAAAGCCGCTGCTGCGACCGCTAAAGCGAGCTGGTATGCCCTGATTCTGCTGATCATCGAAGCCGCACTGGCTGGTGTGATGGGTATGGTGGGTCGTCGTACTCAGCCCCGTCAGGTGCTGGCACACGAACGTCGTTAA
- the suhB gene encoding inositol-1-monophosphatase — protein sequence MHPMLNIAVRAARKAGNLIAKYYETPDAVEASQKGSNDFVTNVDREAERLIIEIIRKSYPKHTIITEESGELAGEDQDVQWVIDPLDGTSNFIKRLPHFAVSIAVRIKGRTEVAVVYDPMRNELFTSSRGQGAQLNGYRLRGSIARDLDGTVLATGFPFKMKQHAPAYMNILTKLFTQCADFRRTGSAALDLAYVAAGRVDGYYEIGLKPWDFAAGELLVREAGGLVTDFTGNHGYLLSGNLVAGNPRVVKAMLSNMRDELSEALKR from the coding sequence ATGCATCCCATGCTCAACATTGCCGTGCGCGCAGCGCGCAAGGCCGGAAATTTAATTGCCAAATATTATGAAACCCCGGACGCCGTCGAAGCCAGCCAGAAAGGCAGCAACGACTTCGTAACCAATGTTGACCGCGAAGCAGAACGCCTGATTATCGAAATTATTCGTAAATCTTACCCGAAACATACCATCATCACTGAAGAAAGCGGTGAACTGGCGGGCGAAGATCAGGACGTTCAATGGGTTATCGATCCGCTGGATGGCACTTCTAACTTCATCAAACGTCTGCCCCACTTTGCTGTTTCTATCGCTGTGCGCATCAAAGGCCGCACTGAAGTCGCCGTCGTTTACGATCCAATGCGCAATGAACTGTTCACCTCTTCACGTGGCCAGGGCGCTCAGCTGAATGGCTATCGTCTGCGTGGCAGCATTGCCCGCGATCTGGATGGCACCGTTCTGGCAACGGGCTTCCCGTTCAAAATGAAGCAGCACGCGCCAGCTTACATGAACATCCTGACCAAACTCTTTACACAGTGCGCTGACTTCCGTCGCACCGGCTCTGCTGCGCTGGATCTGGCCTATGTGGCTGCGGGTCGCGTAGATGGCTATTATGAGATTGGCCTGAAGCCGTGGGATTTTGCGGCGGGTGAACTGCTGGTTCGTGAAGCGGGTGGTCTGGTCACTGACTTCACCGGTAACCACGGTTATCTGCTGTCAGGTAACCTGGTCGCGGGTAACCCGCGCGTGGTGAAAGCTATGCTGTCGAACATGCGTGATGAGCTGAGCGAAGCGTTAAAACGCTAA
- the trmJ gene encoding tRNA (cytosine(32)/uridine(32)-2'-O)-methyltransferase TrmJ yields MLQNIRIVLVETSHTGNMGSVARAMKTMGLTNLYLVNPLVKPDSQAISLAAGASDVIGDAKIVDSLDEAIAGCSLVVGTSARSRSLPWPMLDARECGVKSVEEGQQAPVALVFGRERVGLTNEELQKCHYHVAIQANPEYSSLNLAMAVQIIAYEVRMAWLQSQEQASPPPKYEESPYPLVDDLERFYQHMEQMMLNSGFIREANPGQVMSKLRRLYTRARPERDELNILRGMLSSFEKRKNEKKEADNS; encoded by the coding sequence ATGTTGCAAAATATTCGTATCGTATTGGTCGAGACTTCTCACACCGGTAACATGGGCTCCGTTGCGCGCGCCATGAAAACCATGGGCTTAACCAACCTCTATCTGGTTAATCCGCTGGTCAAACCCGACTCACAGGCGATCTCCCTGGCTGCCGGTGCCAGTGACGTTATCGGCGACGCAAAAATCGTTGATTCACTGGATGAGGCCATCGCCGGATGCAGTCTGGTGGTCGGTACCAGCGCACGTTCACGTTCGCTGCCCTGGCCGATGCTGGATGCGCGTGAATGCGGCGTAAAAAGCGTGGAAGAGGGCCAGCAGGCACCGGTCGCACTGGTGTTTGGTCGTGAACGTGTCGGCCTGACTAACGAAGAGTTGCAGAAGTGTCACTATCACGTCGCGATTCAGGCCAACCCGGAGTACAGCTCACTGAATCTGGCGATGGCGGTACAGATTATCGCCTATGAAGTGCGCATGGCATGGTTACAGTCTCAGGAGCAGGCCAGCCCGCCACCGAAGTATGAAGAATCCCCTTATCCGCTGGTGGATGACCTTGAGCGCTTCTATCAGCATATGGAACAGATGATGCTGAACAGCGGCTTTATCCGCGAAGCCAATCCAGGCCAGGTGATGAGCAAACTGCGTCGTCTTTATACCCGCGCCCGCCCGGAACGTGATGAACTCAACATCCTGCGCGGTATGCTTTCGTCGTTTGAAAAGCGGAAAAACGAGAAAAAAGAAGCAGATAATAGTTGA
- the iscR gene encoding Fe-S cluster assembly transcriptional regulator IscR — translation MRLTSKGRYAVTAMLDVALHSHEGPVPLADISERQGISLSYLEQLFSRLRKNDLVSSVRGPGGGYLLGKASDTISVGEVITAVDESVDATKCQGKEGCQGGERCLTHVLWRDLSVRISDFLNNITLAELVNNQEILDVADRQNAIDNRRFQSPRSQEINVNQRAS, via the coding sequence ATGAGACTGACATCCAAAGGACGTTATGCCGTTACTGCAATGCTGGACGTTGCCCTTCACTCCCATGAAGGTCCGGTCCCGCTGGCTGATATTTCAGAACGTCAGGGCATCTCGCTCTCCTATCTGGAGCAGTTATTCTCCCGACTGCGTAAAAACGACCTGGTTTCCAGCGTTCGTGGCCCGGGTGGCGGTTATCTGCTGGGTAAAGCGTCAGACACCATCTCTGTCGGCGAGGTAATTACTGCGGTTGATGAGTCGGTTGATGCGACCAAATGCCAGGGCAAAGAAGGCTGCCAGGGCGGCGAGCGTTGTCTGACCCACGTTCTGTGGCGCGATCTGAGCGTACGTATCAGTGACTTCCTGAACAATATTACGCTGGCTGAGCTGGTGAATAATCAGGAGATTCTGGATGTGGCCGATCGTCAGAATGCGATCGATAATCGCCGCTTCCAGAGCCCGCGTTCGCAGGAAATTAACGTCAACCAGCGCGCCTCGTAG
- a CDS encoding IscS subfamily cysteine desulfurase: protein MKLPIYLDYAATTPADPRVASKMMQFLTLDGTFGNPASRSHRFGWQSEEAVDVARNQIAELVNADPREIVFTSGATESDNLAIKGAAHAHQARGKHIITSQTEHKAVLDSCQQLEREGFDVTYLAPAANGIITPDQLRAALRDDTILVTLMHVNNETGVIQDIAAFGELCREREILFHVDATQSIGKLPIDLSQLPIDLMSFSAHKLYGPKGIGALYVRRKPRVLIAAQIHGGGHERGMRSGTLPVHQIVGMGEAYRIAAEERETEMARLQALRDRLWQGISVLPDITLNGDPHQRAPNILNISFADVEGESLIMALKDLALSSGSACTSASLEPSYVLRALGVSEELAHSSLRFSLGRFTTEEEIDYAIALVQKSVTRLRALMKS, encoded by the coding sequence ATGAAATTACCGATTTACCTGGATTATGCCGCCACCACGCCGGCCGATCCGCGTGTGGCCAGCAAAATGATGCAGTTTCTGACGCTGGATGGCACGTTCGGTAATCCGGCTTCGCGATCGCACCGTTTTGGCTGGCAGTCTGAAGAAGCGGTCGATGTTGCCCGCAATCAGATCGCCGAACTGGTCAACGCCGATCCGCGCGAAATCGTCTTTACCTCTGGCGCCACCGAATCCGATAACCTCGCGATTAAAGGCGCAGCCCATGCCCATCAGGCGCGCGGCAAACATATCATCACCAGCCAGACGGAACACAAAGCGGTGCTCGACAGCTGTCAGCAGCTGGAGCGCGAAGGTTTTGATGTCACGTATCTGGCGCCGGCGGCAAACGGCATTATCACGCCTGACCAGCTGCGTGCGGCGCTACGCGACGACACCATTTTAGTCACTCTGATGCACGTGAATAATGAAACCGGGGTGATTCAGGATATTGCCGCCTTTGGCGAACTCTGCCGCGAACGTGAGATTCTGTTCCATGTCGATGCGACCCAGAGCATCGGTAAGTTGCCCATCGATCTCAGCCAGTTACCGATCGATTTAATGTCCTTTTCAGCTCACAAACTCTATGGACCGAAAGGCATTGGCGCGCTCTATGTGCGGCGTAAACCGCGCGTACTAATCGCTGCGCAGATCCACGGCGGCGGACATGAACGCGGGATGCGCTCCGGCACCCTGCCGGTGCATCAGATTGTCGGCATGGGCGAGGCCTATCGTATCGCGGCAGAAGAGCGCGAAACCGAGATGGCGCGTCTGCAGGCGCTGCGCGATCGTCTGTGGCAGGGTATCAGCGTATTGCCGGACATTACCCTCAATGGCGACCCGCATCAGCGTGCGCCGAACATTCTTAATATCAGTTTCGCTGACGTTGAGGGTGAATCCCTGATCATGGCGCTGAAAGATCTGGCCCTCTCTTCCGGCTCGGCCTGTACCTCTGCCAGCCTGGAGCCTTCCTATGTTTTACGCGCGCTGGGCGTAAGTGAGGAGCTGGCGCACAGTTCGCTGCGCTTCTCGCTGGGACGCTTCACGACCGAGGAAGAGATCGACTACGCCATTGCCCTGGTGCAGAAGTCGGTGACCCGGCTGCGGGCCTTAATGAAATCCTGA
- the pepB gene encoding aminopeptidase PepB has translation MTTQPMNITLSSQPADARWGEKAILSSNDSGMTLHLTGVDALNTIQRAAHKIDSQGIRHVALTGEGWHLEQCWAFWQGFRGPKGQRQVEWPALGEHEQAEFDRRLKIIDWVRNVINLPAEDLGPEQLAHTAVDLISEVGGSAVSYRITKGDDLRVQGYMGLHTVGRGSNRPPVYLALDYNPTGDENAQVYACLVGKGITFDTGGYSLKQSSFMDSMKSDMGGAATVTGALAMAISRGLNKRVKLYLCCADNMVSSNAFKLGDIIRYRNGKSVEVMNTDAEGRLVLADGLIDASEQNPTLIIDAATLTGAAKTALGNDYHALFTFDDVMAQSLMGSAVSENEPFWRLPLAEFHRSHLPSNFADLNNIASPSHAAGASSAAAFLSHFVSNYQQGWLHIDCSATYRKGAVDQWAAGATGLGVRTIANLLLK, from the coding sequence ATGACCACACAACCCATGAACATTACGCTTAGCAGCCAGCCCGCCGATGCGCGCTGGGGCGAAAAAGCGATTCTGAGCAGCAACGACAGCGGCATGACGCTGCATCTCACCGGCGTGGATGCGCTGAATACCATCCAGCGTGCGGCGCACAAAATCGACAGCCAGGGGATCCGCCACGTGGCGCTGACCGGCGAAGGCTGGCACCTGGAGCAGTGCTGGGCATTCTGGCAGGGCTTCCGTGGCCCGAAAGGTCAGCGTCAGGTTGAGTGGCCAGCGCTGGGCGAACATGAGCAGGCGGAGTTTGATCGCCGTCTGAAAATCATCGACTGGGTCCGCAACGTGATTAACCTGCCTGCAGAAGATCTGGGGCCGGAACAGCTGGCGCATACGGCAGTTGATCTGATCAGTGAAGTGGGCGGCAGCGCCGTCAGCTATCGCATTACTAAAGGCGACGATCTGCGTGTTCAGGGCTATATGGGCCTGCACACGGTGGGACGTGGTTCAAATCGCCCGCCGGTTTACCTGGCGCTCGACTACAACCCAACCGGCGATGAGAATGCACAGGTTTACGCCTGTCTGGTCGGTAAAGGCATCACCTTTGATACCGGCGGCTACAGCCTGAAGCAGAGCAGCTTTATGGACTCGATGAAGTCTGACATGGGCGGTGCGGCGACCGTTACTGGTGCACTGGCTATGGCGATTTCGCGTGGTCTGAACAAGCGCGTCAAACTCTACCTCTGCTGTGCCGATAACATGGTCAGCAGCAACGCCTTCAAGCTGGGCGACATCATTCGCTATCGCAACGGCAAATCGGTGGAAGTTATGAACACCGATGCGGAAGGTCGCCTTGTCCTGGCCGACGGTTTAATCGACGCCAGCGAGCAGAACCCGACGCTGATCATCGATGCTGCAACGCTGACCGGCGCGGCCAAGACGGCGCTGGGCAACGACTACCATGCGCTGTTTACCTTTGATGATGTGATGGCGCAGTCGCTGATGGGCAGCGCGGTAAGTGAGAACGAGCCGTTCTGGCGTCTGCCGCTGGCTGAATTCCACCGCAGCCATCTGCCGTCTAACTTCGCCGATCTCAATAACATCGCCAGCCCGTCTCATGCGGCAGGAGCCAGCAGTGCGGCAGCGTTCCTGTCCCATTTCGTGAGCAACTATCAGCAGGGCTGGCTGCACATCGACTGCTCCGCGACCTATCGCAAGGGCGCGGTTGATCAATGGGCGGCGGGTGCTACAGGTCTTGGCGTGCGTACCATCGCCAATCTGTTACTGAAATAA
- the sseB gene encoding enhanced serine sensitivity protein SseB, with translation MNRLEEVLKLAATEPAHRPEFFQLLLESDVFVPGESTTQQLDASTPVDLQHWEKEDGSSIIPFFTSEEAMSEAVSGEQSWLRLPVRTLFEITRGETLFLNPKLPSGKEFTAAEITHLLAEEGSALSQQTVLEGRQSLLLSEVAEPPAQMIDSLTQLFSKHKQVRRAFVASIRERADEAPNLLIGIEADSNIEAIIQAAGSVATDTLPDDAPIDICEVTLHDRGISHFFTAHIPPFYERRWGSFLRDFKGSERII, from the coding sequence ATGAACCGTCTTGAAGAGGTGCTGAAGCTGGCAGCCACCGAGCCTGCCCATCGGCCCGAATTTTTCCAACTGCTGCTGGAGTCTGATGTCTTTGTTCCAGGCGAAAGCACCACGCAACAGCTTGATGCCAGCACGCCCGTTGATCTGCAGCACTGGGAAAAAGAGGATGGCAGCAGCATCATTCCTTTTTTCACGTCTGAAGAGGCGATGAGTGAAGCGGTGAGCGGTGAGCAATCCTGGCTGCGTCTGCCGGTCCGGACGCTGTTTGAGATCACACGCGGCGAGACGCTGTTTCTCAATCCCAAACTGCCTTCCGGTAAAGAGTTTACTGCAGCCGAGATCACCCATCTGCTGGCTGAGGAGGGCAGTGCGCTAAGCCAGCAAACCGTGCTGGAAGGCCGACAGTCCCTGCTCTTGTCTGAAGTGGCCGAGCCACCTGCGCAGATGATCGATTCGCTGACGCAGTTGTTCAGTAAGCATAAACAGGTGCGCCGGGCATTTGTCGCCAGTATTCGTGAGCGGGCTGATGAAGCGCCCAATCTGTTGATTGGTATTGAAGCTGACAGCAACATTGAGGCGATTATTCAGGCGGCGGGCAGTGTGGCAACGGACACGCTGCCGGACGATGCACCGATTGATATCTGTGAAGTCACGCTGCACGACCGTGGCATCAGCCACTTCTTTACCGCCCACATCCCGCCATTTTATGAGCGTCGCTGGGGCAGTTTCCTGCGCGACTTCAAGGGCAGTGAGCGGATTATCTGA
- the sseA gene encoding 3-mercaptopyruvate sulfurtransferase, which translates to MTTPLIVSADWLQEHYNDERLQVLDARLLPPGMEAVRDVQAEYLAGHLPDAPYFDIEALSDHTSPYPHMLPRAETFAVAMRELGISSDKHLVVYDEGNLFSAPRAWWMLKTFGVAQVSILAGGLQGWKEAGFALATGNVNLPEGEFEAHADESRVKRLTDVLLISHEGGAQIVDARAANRFNAEVDEPRPGLHRGHIPNSLNVPWNTLVEQGKLKPEAELRRLFADAGVDITQPVVASCGSGVTAVVLILALTALGARDVTLYDGSWGEWGSRDDLPIAK; encoded by the coding sequence ATGACGACGCCACTGATTGTGTCCGCCGACTGGTTACAAGAGCACTACAATGATGAGCGGCTTCAGGTGCTGGATGCACGTCTGTTGCCACCCGGGATGGAAGCGGTTCGCGATGTTCAGGCTGAATATCTGGCGGGTCATCTACCCGACGCCCCTTACTTTGATATTGAAGCGCTTTCCGATCACACCAGCCCTTATCCGCATATGCTGCCACGTGCCGAGACCTTTGCCGTCGCGATGCGCGAGCTGGGCATCAGCAGTGATAAGCATCTGGTGGTCTATGACGAGGGCAACCTCTTTTCCGCGCCACGCGCCTGGTGGATGCTCAAAACCTTTGGCGTGGCGCAGGTGTCAATTCTGGCCGGTGGTTTGCAGGGCTGGAAAGAAGCCGGTTTTGCGCTCGCAACTGGCAACGTGAATCTCCCGGAAGGTGAGTTTGAAGCGCACGCGGATGAAAGCCGGGTTAAACGCCTGACGGACGTGCTGCTGATCAGTCATGAAGGCGGCGCACAGATTGTTGATGCGCGTGCCGCTAATCGTTTTAACGCTGAAGTGGACGAACCGCGTCCCGGCCTGCATCGCGGACATATTCCCAACAGCCTGAATGTGCCGTGGAATACGCTGGTTGAGCAGGGAAAACTTAAGCCGGAAGCGGAGCTGCGCAGGCTGTTTGCCGACGCGGGCGTTGATATTACCCAACCGGTAGTCGCCAGCTGTGGCTCAGGCGTAACGGCGGTGGTATTGATTCTGGCGCTGACGGCGCTGGGCGCTCGGGATGTCACGCTGTATGACGGATCCTGGGGCGAATGGGGCAGTCGTGACGACTTACCGATTGCAAAATAA